A region from the Actinoplanes sp. OR16 genome encodes:
- a CDS encoding GNAT family N-acetyltransferase, translating to MNLVPLDLDRDLDLLHSWVTHPRSHYWGLQGADHERVRAEYQKIADNPHHHAWLGLDDDGTPLFLAETYEPAHSELAAFYDVRAGDLGMHVLVAPPSSDDRKRSGLTSAVFRAVMDFCFADPRVSRVVVEPDVRNEAIARKNAEAGFVEERHIQLHDKVARLSFCTRAAYEMSVPHLNPATIELAHRRLIAKALGEFAHERLIAPVAEGGGYRFADWTFRAKRLPMEHWIVDPASLEGPLDALDFISGLRETLGIPQQLLGTYLEEISATLAGTAWKLTHRRETADELVHADFQTIEAAMTEGHPGFVANNGRIGFGLKDHEAFAPEAGAPVRLRWVAILKSESIFVLSEDERSFYADELGAEQLEYFERRLSSLGLNPEIYRYLPVHPWQWEHKLAITFAPEIARRAIVPLDESNDRYRAQQSIRTFFNVDRQDRHYVKTAIAVQNMGFLRGLSPKYMQATPPINEWVADVVNNDEELRACRFEVLRELAAIGYTGDAYHRVGTPSAYTKMLAALWRESPIPRLAENERLATMASLVHRDRDGNALVTALIRESGVSPAEWVATYFRAYLRPIVHCLLQHDLAFMPHGENLILVLENHVPTRVFMKDIGEEVAVMNDQPLPGEVERIRMITTVELKELALFTDVFDGFLRHLAGILDADGVLPWPDFWSLAGDCVREHAKDHPAIAGRLDLFRPAFAHSCLNRLQLRNTLQMVDLADQESSLIYAGELENPIAS from the coding sequence ATGAACCTCGTACCCCTGGATCTCGATCGTGATCTTGATCTGCTGCATTCCTGGGTGACCCACCCGCGCTCGCACTACTGGGGCCTGCAGGGCGCCGATCACGAGCGGGTGCGCGCCGAGTACCAGAAGATCGCCGACAACCCGCATCACCACGCGTGGCTCGGCCTCGACGACGACGGGACCCCGCTCTTCCTCGCCGAGACCTACGAGCCGGCGCACAGCGAGCTGGCTGCGTTCTATGACGTGCGGGCCGGGGACCTCGGCATGCACGTGCTGGTGGCGCCGCCGTCCTCCGATGATCGGAAGCGGTCCGGGCTCACCTCGGCGGTGTTCCGTGCCGTGATGGACTTCTGCTTCGCTGACCCGCGGGTCAGCCGGGTCGTCGTCGAGCCGGACGTGCGCAACGAGGCGATCGCCCGGAAGAACGCCGAGGCCGGTTTCGTCGAGGAACGGCACATCCAGCTCCACGACAAGGTGGCACGGCTCAGCTTCTGCACCCGGGCCGCCTACGAGATGAGCGTCCCGCACCTGAACCCGGCGACGATCGAGCTGGCCCACCGCCGGTTGATCGCGAAGGCGCTGGGGGAGTTCGCCCATGAGCGGTTGATCGCGCCCGTTGCCGAGGGCGGCGGATACCGGTTCGCTGACTGGACGTTCCGGGCGAAGCGCCTCCCGATGGAGCACTGGATCGTCGACCCCGCGTCACTGGAAGGACCCCTCGACGCGCTCGACTTCATCTCGGGGCTCCGCGAGACGCTCGGCATCCCCCAGCAGCTGCTCGGGACGTACCTCGAAGAGATCTCCGCGACGCTGGCCGGCACCGCCTGGAAGCTGACCCACCGGCGGGAGACCGCGGACGAGCTGGTGCACGCCGATTTCCAGACCATCGAGGCCGCCATGACCGAGGGGCACCCCGGTTTCGTGGCGAACAACGGCCGGATCGGTTTCGGTCTCAAGGACCACGAGGCCTTCGCTCCCGAGGCGGGGGCGCCGGTGCGGCTCAGGTGGGTGGCGATCCTCAAGTCGGAGAGCATCTTCGTGCTTTCTGAGGACGAGCGTTCGTTCTATGCCGACGAACTCGGAGCCGAGCAACTCGAATACTTCGAGCGGCGGCTGAGTTCCCTGGGGCTTAATCCGGAGATATACCGATACCTCCCGGTCCATCCGTGGCAATGGGAGCACAAACTGGCGATCACCTTCGCTCCGGAGATCGCCCGTCGCGCCATCGTCCCGCTCGACGAAAGCAATGACCGTTACCGGGCACAGCAGTCGATCCGCACCTTCTTCAACGTGGACCGTCAGGACCGGCACTACGTGAAGACCGCGATCGCCGTGCAGAACATGGGCTTCCTGCGGGGCCTGTCGCCGAAATACATGCAGGCCACCCCGCCGATCAACGAGTGGGTCGCGGACGTCGTGAACAACGACGAGGAGTTGCGCGCCTGCCGGTTCGAGGTGCTGCGGGAACTGGCCGCGATCGGGTACACCGGGGACGCCTACCACCGGGTCGGGACGCCGAGCGCGTACACCAAGATGCTCGCCGCGCTGTGGCGGGAGAGCCCGATCCCGCGCTTGGCGGAGAACGAGCGCCTCGCCACGATGGCCAGCCTCGTGCACCGCGACCGCGACGGGAACGCCCTGGTCACCGCGCTGATCCGGGAATCCGGCGTGAGCCCGGCCGAGTGGGTCGCCACGTACTTCCGCGCCTACCTGCGCCCGATCGTGCACTGCCTCCTCCAACATGACCTCGCGTTCATGCCGCACGGCGAGAACCTGATCCTGGTGCTGGAGAACCACGTGCCGACCCGGGTGTTCATGAAGGACATCGGCGAGGAAGTGGCGGTCATGAACGACCAGCCGCTGCCCGGTGAGGTCGAGCGGATCCGCATGATCACCACGGTGGAGCTGAAGGAGCTGGCGCTCTTCACCGACGTCTTCGACGGATTCCTGCGGCACCTCGCCGGCATCCTCGACGCCGACGGCGTGCTCCCCTGGCCGGACTTCTGGTCGCTGGCCGGGGACTGCGTCCGCGAGCACGCCAAGGACCACCCGGCGATCGCGGGACGCCTCGACCTCTTCCGGCCCGCCTTCGCGCACTCCTGCCTGAACCGTCTTCAGCTGCGCAACACGCTGCAGATGGTGGATCTGGCCGACCAGGAGAGCTCGCTCATCTACGCCGGTGAGCTGGAGAATCCGATCGCTTCATGA
- a CDS encoding lysine N(6)-hydroxylase/L-ornithine N(5)-oxygenase family protein — MRTHDFVAVGVGPFNLGLAALTDGLPDVDGVFLEQRSEFDWHPGLMLEGVTIQVPFMADLVTMADPTSKFSFLNYLKQVGRLYPFYIRENWFPLRAEYNEYCKWVAKQLPSIQWNTRVESVTHDGEAYLVHTRAGETFRTRKLVLGIGTAPRVPAAVDQGPYVHSADYLPNKQKLQALDSITVVGSGQSAAEIYLDLLNEIETYGYHLSWITRSPRYFPMEYTKLTLEMTSPEYIRYHQALPMEVRDRLGREQRNLYKGISADLVDAIYDTLYAKSLHGPVPTTLLTNTAVEGVIWDEADQRYTLALHHAEQGSSFTAKTQGLLLATGYAPRVPSFLEPVRDRIRWDAKGRFDVAVDYAVDVTGNEVFVQNAEEHTHSVNAPDLGMGPYRNSVILKGITGREIYKIEDSIAFQQFGAPTADIPRQLVTS; from the coding sequence ATGCGTACCCATGACTTCGTCGCTGTCGGTGTGGGACCGTTCAACCTCGGGTTGGCGGCGCTCACCGACGGCCTGCCGGACGTCGACGGCGTCTTCCTGGAGCAGCGGTCCGAGTTCGACTGGCATCCGGGACTGATGCTGGAAGGCGTCACGATCCAGGTGCCGTTCATGGCCGACCTGGTCACGATGGCCGACCCGACGTCGAAGTTCTCCTTCCTCAACTATCTGAAGCAGGTGGGCCGGCTCTACCCGTTCTACATCCGGGAGAACTGGTTCCCGCTGCGCGCCGAGTACAACGAGTACTGCAAGTGGGTGGCCAAGCAGCTGCCGTCGATCCAGTGGAACACCCGGGTCGAGTCGGTCACCCACGACGGCGAGGCCTACCTGGTGCACACCCGGGCAGGGGAGACCTTCCGCACGCGCAAGCTGGTCCTCGGCATCGGCACGGCGCCGCGCGTCCCGGCCGCCGTCGACCAGGGCCCGTACGTGCACAGCGCCGACTATCTGCCGAACAAGCAGAAGCTGCAGGCCCTCGACTCGATCACGGTGGTCGGCAGCGGCCAGAGCGCGGCCGAGATCTACCTCGATCTGCTCAACGAGATCGAGACATACGGCTACCACCTCAGCTGGATCACCAGGTCGCCGCGGTACTTCCCGATGGAGTACACGAAGCTGACCCTCGAGATGACCTCGCCGGAGTACATCCGCTACCACCAGGCCCTGCCCATGGAGGTGCGCGACCGGCTCGGCCGGGAACAGCGCAACCTCTACAAGGGCATCAGCGCCGATCTGGTCGACGCCATCTACGACACCCTCTACGCGAAGAGCCTGCACGGGCCGGTCCCGACCACGCTGCTCACCAACACCGCCGTCGAAGGCGTGATCTGGGACGAGGCGGATCAGCGCTACACCCTGGCGCTGCACCACGCCGAGCAGGGCAGCTCGTTCACCGCGAAGACCCAGGGCCTGCTGCTCGCCACCGGTTATGCGCCGCGCGTCCCGTCCTTCCTGGAGCCGGTACGCGACCGCATCCGCTGGGACGCCAAGGGCCGCTTCGACGTAGCGGTCGACTACGCGGTCGACGTCACCGGCAACGAGGTGTTCGTGCAGAACGCCGAGGAGCACACGCACAGCGTCAACGCTCCCGACCTGGGCATGGGCCCGTACCGCAACTCGGTGATCCTCAAGGGCATCACCGGCCGCGAGATCTACAAGATCGAGGATTCGATCGCCTTCCAGCAGTTCGGCGCCCCGACCGCCGACATCCCCCGTCAATTGGTGACGTCATGA
- a CDS encoding aspartate aminotransferase family protein, whose protein sequence is MEATLEGFASPHLFSGSTLDAYTSGVWHASALLADRVKTVRQPYSGASVTDLQAQVDAVDLDRPLGDTGAALHEVARLYLDNAIWFHEPTYVAHLNCPVAIPALSAEVLISAVNSSVDTWDQSATGTLIERRLIDWTAGRIGFGPDADGIFTSGGTQSNLQALLLAREETLAHRAEAREDALPLLRIFATTESHFSVSKSAGILGLAKDAVVAVPTDGDGRMDATALAAAIEDVRRTGRIPMAVVATAGTTDLGRIDPVAAIGTICSGQGVWFHVDAAYGCGLLVSTRRRHLLDGIENADSVTVDFHKSFFQPVSSSAIVVRRGETMRRIAVHADYLNPRTATVPNQVDKSLQTTRRFDALKLWMTLRTIGSEQIGDMFDTVVDRAHQAWEHLLTDTDFDVLTEPSLSTILFRFRPDGMSVEQCDELMPRLRQELFRDGQAIVAGTTVGGHYWLKFTLLNPNTTMGNLKNVLDLIRGIGHRLSGETTAAVMA, encoded by the coding sequence TTGGAGGCCACGTTGGAGGGGTTCGCGTCCCCGCATCTGTTCTCCGGGTCCACTCTCGACGCTTACACGTCGGGTGTGTGGCACGCGTCGGCGCTGCTGGCGGACCGGGTGAAGACAGTGCGGCAGCCGTACTCCGGTGCATCGGTCACCGATCTTCAGGCTCAGGTCGACGCCGTCGACCTGGACCGCCCGCTCGGTGACACCGGCGCCGCGTTGCACGAGGTCGCCCGGCTCTATCTGGACAACGCCATCTGGTTCCACGAGCCGACGTACGTGGCGCACCTGAACTGCCCGGTAGCCATCCCCGCCCTCAGCGCGGAGGTCCTGATCTCCGCCGTCAACTCGTCCGTCGACACCTGGGACCAGAGCGCCACCGGCACCCTGATCGAGCGCCGGCTGATCGACTGGACCGCGGGCCGGATCGGATTCGGGCCGGACGCCGACGGCATCTTCACCAGCGGCGGCACCCAGTCGAACCTGCAGGCTCTGCTGCTGGCCCGCGAGGAGACCCTTGCGCACCGCGCCGAGGCCCGGGAGGACGCGCTGCCGCTTCTGCGGATCTTCGCGACCACCGAGAGCCACTTCAGCGTCAGCAAGTCGGCCGGCATCCTCGGCCTCGCCAAGGACGCCGTGGTCGCGGTCCCGACCGACGGCGACGGCCGGATGGACGCTACGGCGCTAGCAGCGGCGATCGAGGACGTCCGGCGTACCGGCCGCATCCCGATGGCGGTCGTCGCCACCGCCGGCACGACCGACCTCGGGCGGATCGACCCGGTCGCCGCCATCGGGACGATCTGTTCCGGACAGGGCGTCTGGTTCCACGTCGATGCGGCGTACGGCTGCGGTCTGCTCGTCTCGACCCGCCGCCGGCACCTCCTCGACGGCATCGAGAACGCCGATTCGGTGACCGTCGACTTCCACAAGAGCTTCTTCCAGCCGGTGAGCTCCAGTGCGATCGTGGTCCGCCGCGGCGAGACCATGCGCCGGATCGCGGTGCACGCCGACTACCTGAACCCGCGCACCGCGACCGTGCCGAACCAGGTCGACAAGAGCCTGCAGACGACGCGCCGGTTCGACGCGCTCAAGCTCTGGATGACGCTGCGGACGATCGGCTCCGAGCAGATCGGCGACATGTTCGACACCGTCGTCGACCGGGCCCACCAGGCCTGGGAGCACCTGCTCACGGACACCGACTTCGACGTGCTGACCGAACCCTCGCTGTCGACGATCCTGTTCAGGTTCCGGCCGGACGGGATGAGCGTCGAGCAGTGCGACGAGCTGATGCCACGGCTGCGGCAGGAGCTGTTCCGGGACGGTCAGGCGATCGTCGCCGGGACCACGGTGGGCGGCCACTACTGGCTGAAGTTCACCCTGCTCAACCCGAACACCACGATGGGCAACCTGAAGAACGTGCTGGACCTGATCCGCGGGATCGGGCACCGGCTCTCCGGCGAGACGACCGCGGCGGTGATGGCCTGA
- a CDS encoding beta-1,3-glucanase family protein, producing the protein MPRKRSLILAAAATTAALATAWIALPASAAAPTASLRTVSDWGTGWQDEVTISNTGASAMTSWKVEFDLPAGASIGSFWEAEMAASGTHRTFTNRSWNGAIPVGGTVTFGFVGTGGQPLNCLLNGVPCGGEAASPTTPAAAAPTKTATTAPATAAPTTAPTNQPTSRPTDQPTSQPTRSRSTNATNPVKVDGALPMTFTNDSGRKEDVYLYVLGTDLTTGKLGYADESGKFTAWAGGGAVPVPAPDVAIAGPGNDGSTTIQIPENLSGRIYFSFGSKLDFRLTAGGLVQPAPWAGGDPNRDILFDWSEFTLNDSGLWLNSSQVDMFAVPHVVSVTGASGATSATGEVKPGGRQKVIDAIKADAGFAESVVTRADGTVLRVLAPGKAADAGLMSPTHLDPYITSAWSSYRSKVLTVVPFTDQPGVKFLGRTTGDVLSFTDTAGKTVASFTKPSTANVWGCDGALAAPNDQVVGPIARTLCAALQRTTLGRLDTQPSGTATDFYQGEPTNVYAREIHRNMVDGKAYAFAFDDVQNQESLVHDGDPQAAGITITAF; encoded by the coding sequence ATGCCCCGCAAACGCAGCCTGATACTCGCCGCCGCGGCTACCACTGCGGCCCTCGCCACCGCCTGGATCGCCCTGCCGGCCTCGGCTGCGGCACCCACGGCGAGCCTGCGCACGGTCTCCGACTGGGGCACCGGCTGGCAGGACGAGGTGACGATCAGCAACACCGGCGCGTCCGCGATGACGTCCTGGAAAGTCGAATTCGATCTGCCGGCCGGGGCGTCGATCGGCAGTTTCTGGGAGGCCGAGATGGCCGCTTCCGGAACGCACCGCACCTTCACGAACCGTTCCTGGAACGGCGCGATCCCGGTGGGCGGCACTGTCACGTTCGGTTTCGTCGGCACCGGCGGCCAGCCGCTGAACTGTCTGCTGAACGGCGTCCCGTGCGGTGGGGAAGCAGCCTCCCCGACGACCCCGGCCGCCGCCGCGCCGACGAAGACCGCGACCACCGCGCCCGCGACCGCCGCACCCACCACCGCACCCACGAACCAGCCCACGAGCCGGCCCACCGATCAGCCCACCAGCCAGCCGACCCGGTCCCGCTCGACAAATGCGACAAACCCGGTGAAGGTCGACGGTGCGCTCCCGATGACCTTCACCAATGACAGCGGCCGCAAGGAGGACGTCTACCTCTACGTCCTCGGCACCGACCTGACGACCGGCAAGCTCGGATACGCCGACGAGTCCGGCAAGTTCACCGCGTGGGCGGGCGGAGGCGCCGTCCCGGTCCCCGCGCCGGACGTCGCCATCGCCGGCCCGGGGAACGACGGCAGCACGACGATCCAGATCCCGGAGAACCTGTCCGGCCGCATCTACTTCTCGTTCGGCAGCAAGCTCGACTTCCGCCTGACGGCCGGCGGCCTGGTCCAGCCGGCGCCGTGGGCGGGTGGCGACCCGAACCGGGACATCCTCTTCGACTGGAGCGAGTTCACCCTCAACGACTCGGGGCTCTGGCTGAACAGCTCGCAGGTCGACATGTTCGCCGTCCCGCACGTCGTCAGCGTCACCGGGGCGAGTGGGGCCACGAGCGCGACCGGCGAGGTGAAGCCCGGCGGCCGGCAGAAGGTGATCGACGCGATCAAGGCGGACGCCGGCTTCGCCGAGTCGGTGGTCACCCGCGCCGACGGCACGGTGCTGCGGGTGCTCGCTCCCGGCAAGGCGGCCGACGCCGGGCTGATGAGCCCCACCCATCTGGACCCGTACATCACGAGCGCGTGGTCCTCGTACCGGAGCAAGGTCTTGACCGTCGTCCCCTTCACCGATCAGCCCGGTGTGAAATTCCTGGGCCGCACCACCGGCGACGTCCTGAGCTTCACCGACACCGCGGGCAAGACCGTCGCCTCCTTCACGAAGCCGTCGACCGCGAACGTCTGGGGCTGTGACGGCGCCCTCGCCGCGCCGAACGACCAGGTGGTCGGCCCGATCGCGCGGACCCTCTGCGCGGCGCTGCAGCGCACCACGCTGGGCCGCCTCGACACCCAGCCGAGCGGCACCGCCACCGACTTCTACCAGGGCGAACCCACGAACGTGTACGCCCGGGAGATCCACCGGAACATGGTCGACGGCAAGGCCTACGCGTTCGCCTTCGACGACGTGCAGAACCAGGAGTCGCTCGTGCACGACGGCGACCCGCAGGCGGCCGGGATCACGATCACCGCTTTCTGA
- a CDS encoding alpha-N-arabinofuranosidase, with product MLRAHVALNPASVVAPVSRRTFGSFVEHMGRCVYSGIYEPGHPLADEDGFRTDVLALARELGVTMVRYPGGNFVSGYRWEDGIGPVGNRPRRRDLAWRSIETNEVGIDEFAKWAEKADVEIMYAVNLGTRGVQEALDVHEYVNHPEGTHLSELRRSHGAEKPYGIKLWCLGNELDGPWQTGHKTPEEYGLLAASTARALRSAEPDLELVACGSSSSVMPTFGSWESTVLEHAYDVVDYVSCHAYYEEHDGDLGSFLASAVDMDHFVNSIVATADAVGARLKSKRKINLSFDEWNVWYLSRFQSAPLPKEWEVAPRVIEDQYNVADAVVVGNLLISLLRHSDRVTAACQAQLVNVIAPIMTEPGGPAWRQTIFHPFARTAALAKGDVLRLDIQSPTYETARYGDAPLVDAVATHDPATGDVVVFAVNRDQQQPVGFTVDLRAFGADLTVAESWTLTDDDVRASNTRDDPDRVSLAALGTVTVEDGVANIVLPRISWSAVRLSRL from the coding sequence ATGCTTCGTGCACATGTGGCGCTGAACCCTGCCTCGGTGGTGGCGCCGGTCAGCCGCCGGACCTTCGGCTCCTTCGTCGAGCACATGGGTCGCTGCGTCTACTCGGGGATCTACGAACCGGGACATCCGCTCGCCGACGAGGACGGGTTCCGTACCGACGTTCTCGCCCTCGCCCGTGAGCTGGGCGTCACGATGGTGCGCTACCCGGGCGGCAACTTCGTCTCCGGCTACCGCTGGGAGGACGGCATCGGCCCGGTCGGCAACCGTCCGCGCCGGCGTGACCTGGCCTGGCGCAGCATCGAGACGAACGAGGTCGGCATCGACGAGTTCGCCAAGTGGGCCGAGAAGGCCGACGTCGAGATCATGTACGCGGTGAACCTCGGCACCCGCGGCGTGCAGGAGGCGCTCGACGTGCATGAGTACGTCAACCACCCGGAGGGCACCCACCTCTCCGAGCTGCGGCGGTCCCACGGAGCGGAGAAGCCCTACGGCATCAAGCTCTGGTGCCTCGGCAACGAGCTCGACGGTCCCTGGCAGACAGGGCACAAGACCCCTGAGGAGTACGGCCTGCTGGCCGCTTCCACGGCTCGGGCGCTGAGGTCGGCCGAACCCGATCTCGAACTCGTGGCGTGCGGCAGCTCCAGCTCGGTCATGCCCACGTTCGGGTCCTGGGAGTCGACGGTTCTCGAGCACGCGTACGACGTGGTCGACTACGTGTCCTGTCACGCCTACTACGAGGAGCACGACGGCGACCTCGGGTCGTTCCTCGCCAGCGCCGTGGACATGGACCACTTCGTGAACAGCATCGTGGCCACCGCTGACGCCGTCGGCGCCCGGCTGAAGAGCAAAAGGAAGATCAACCTCTCGTTCGACGAGTGGAACGTCTGGTACCTCTCCCGCTTCCAGAGCGCGCCGCTGCCGAAGGAGTGGGAGGTCGCGCCGCGGGTCATCGAGGACCAGTACAACGTCGCCGACGCCGTGGTGGTCGGAAACCTGCTGATCTCGCTGCTCCGGCACAGCGACCGGGTCACCGCGGCCTGCCAGGCACAGCTCGTCAACGTGATCGCCCCGATCATGACCGAGCCGGGCGGACCGGCCTGGCGGCAGACGATCTTCCACCCGTTCGCCCGGACCGCGGCGCTCGCGAAGGGCGACGTGCTGCGCCTCGACATCCAGAGCCCGACGTACGAGACCGCGCGCTACGGCGACGCCCCGCTCGTCGACGCGGTGGCCACCCACGATCCGGCCACCGGCGACGTGGTCGTCTTCGCGGTCAACCGGGATCAGCAGCAGCCGGTCGGGTTCACCGTGGACCTGCGGGCGTTCGGCGCGGACCTGACGGTGGCCGAATCGTGGACCCTCACCGACGACGACGTCCGGGCGAGCAACACCAGGGACGACCCGGACCGGGTCAGCCTGGCCGCCCTCGGCACGGTCACCGTCGAGGACGGGGTGGCGAACATCGTCCTGCCCCGGATCTCCTGGTCGGCGGTGCGGCTCAGCCGACTCTAG